A segment of the Mercurialis annua linkage group LG4, ddMerAnnu1.2, whole genome shotgun sequence genome:
TTGAGTTCAGAACTTACTGGAATGTTTGTGATGTCTCCAATTGCAAATATGTTCTTTCGACCCCTGACTCTTAAGTTCTCATCGACCTCCAAGCTGCCTTTAGCATCCAAGTTGGTCTTCAAAACAGTATTTTTAAGCCATTCCGAAGCCAATGGTTTACCTGTGCACAGGAAATGACAATCTGCTTGGATGGTCTCTCCTGCTGAAGTACGATACGTCTTGCTACCATTCCCATCAGACTCTGCAGAATCTAAATCTACCCTTTGCTCCAGTATCACTTCTACGTGCTTCGACTTCAGCCATTTTAGCGTCTTAGCAGCAGCTTTTGGTCCCACAAATTCCATCAATCTTGATCCGTTATGCACGAGAGTAACCTTCTTTTCTGGGAAATCAACAGCAATTTCTCCCGCAAGTTCAACACCAGTAGGACCTCCTCCAACGATCAAAATGGAATTAGCAGACTTAATCTTATCATATCCTGCCAGTAAAACCACAATACAATAAACAGAAAATGTTCATTTCAGTAATCGAAACACAAATGGTCACAAAACTGTGATACTCCTTGAGATGTAGCAGAGTTTTTACCTTCTTGAAACTCGGCGAGTCTTTCGGTCCTCGTTTTGGGGAGAGGATCAGCATGGCCAGTTGCAACAACAAGATAGTCATAGGGAATTACTTCACCATCCGCAGTCAATACATCCGTGTCAGTAATGTCTGATGCATACGAAGTAACGATGCGGCCATTAGTGAAGTAGTCTCTATGATTTATCACTGATCTCTCCCCAAATGATGGCTCTACCAATGCTCGCAAGTTCGCCCATGTTATTTCAAAGTACTCCTTCCTGgttcaattaaaatttagattcACATACCTATAACAATTCTAACAAAAAGCAgtagaaaatgaaaataacaACACTCTGATTCCCaaagttatttaaattatttgaccTCACCAGAAAATAGCTGTAAATATCAATTGCACACAAATATAATACAATTACAGGTAAATTCCAAAGCCCACAAATATAATACATctgattataaatatataaaaagctTAAGCAGAGTAAACATTGAAATGATTAAATTGGAAACTAACGCAATGAAATTGTACTTACGGGTCAACGAGGGTAACATTAGCGTCGAATTGAAGGGACTTGGCGATTAAGGAACCGGCGATTCCTCCGCCGACCACCACCACTCTCCTCTCCGTCGTCTTCTTCTGCTCTTCCATTTTTCTCCCAAAAAGAATTCCTAATTCTtttgttttattgttttaaattagtATACTAAGCTTCATGTTTGCCATCAATTAGCTGTCTGAATCTTCCAGCGAAGACTCTTAATTCAAGTTGACAAAAGCATCCGTATTATTTTGGTAAAAGGTCAAAAACAACCACTGTATTGTTTTATAAGGTGCATTTACTTGTCTATTTTAAGTAAATACAATCCGTAAAgtcaattttttatattgctCTTAGGACTGCGCATCAGTTTgttcagttcggtttgaaaTAAGCCAAATCCGACTAACCGAAGTTTGCAAAATCTCTAAACTAAACCGaacaaaactttaaatttggaatattttttattttttatcttaaaattaacttatattgAATAATTAATGACTAATAAGCTTTTATATATATTGATAGAATCTAAATTATAGAAACCTAGTTTTATTATGTAGATATTGATTTTACTCAATTGTTTGAACCAGCGGTCGCCACACGAGTTCAACCACCaactaaattttcaaaatatagttCTAAATAATTAGTTAACTTTTCTAACAATATAATTATTCATTCgctcaattataatttaattataattaccaaTTAAATATCTAAGcttgtaattaattaataaataatcaaaaaattatttagttaaatgatcaaattagtaataaattaaaaacaactatTTAGTGAGcacaatttaaaaatagaggaatctaatttcaaaaaatgaaaatgcacAAATGTTTCCTCTAAAATAATTAGAAAGATAGTGGTCATATTCAAACTTTCAAAGCCTCCAACAAATATTCcagataaataattattatttatgggaTGAAATAACTCCAACATTATTACTTAGTGGGGGGAATGTAAACTAGTATGCATGGGAGTTAGATGTCAAGATAAGGCGGGGCGAGCTGCGTCGGCTATCCAATCTAAAGGTGTGCAAAATCCGACagaaatcaaactttttaatagAACcgatgaaatttaaaaaaattagttcgattttttattgaaaatttcgGTTTCGCTTTTGAGTAGTGAAAAATTCGGTTAATtcatttcggttcggtttcaaaAGAATAGCTGAATCTtcgaaataattaaaagatcGCTCGCAACTGCATCATAATTACTACATTTGATGCATACATTGTTATAAAATGTTGTTCGAGCAGAGCCATGTGATAGAGTATGAAACTTAAACTCATTAACATAATAATCGTTATACGTTTTGACTTGTATTAGCGACCCTTGTAAAAGACTTTAAATATATAGATTTGATATGTTGTTCGTCGGTTCACTTGCATGTAATACATTAGACATGTTTAGGGCATTTCCAattcaactttaaaaataagTAGGATCCCACCATTTAAAGTTAAACAACTCTAATCCAACTCTATAAACCTACGTTTTTAGAGTTTTGAACAATTAATTGTACATGTAGAGTTTCACTATTCATTACTCTATAAAGattaatttgtacttttttgattttacaaattacttatttaaccattaactttaatttatataattatatcttataacaaaatagtatatttgaatattataatttcatatttttattattttattttcatatggcttctataaaattaaataatttattaaataataaaaaatcgcatatattataaatttgcaTATACATTATCATGCACAATGTGATAATCGAGGATGAATGTGATCTTAGTGCATCGATAATTGATGCAACAGAATTTCCGGAACCAGTGGTTGAAATGGAAACAAATAAACATGATCTTTGTTATTTTTGTGTAATGTTTAGTATGTGTATTTAgtaatttacatattaaaaatattactatttatttaattttatttagtaaaatatagtattttatgcgaaaatgtttatttaaattttattattttactactgataaaaattatatgtttctatttttaggatgaatatgtaaaaaaaattatatttgagttaagttattaaaatgctccctctgtcccaatagagttgtccactttgagaaaaaaatttgtcccaaaatacttgtccactttcaaaaagtaactaatttttacattcaatttttttatattacccctatttaaaatccactaatgagtaaattgaaagtgaaccctatattaaataggggtatgaaaagaaaagtaaagaaaattttataaaatccatgaacaataattgcttttcttaaactatgtgataaaggcaaagtggacaattttattgggacagagggagtaaaaaaaatagtgtggttttaaaatattcttttagAGTTGAAGATAGAGTTTGTGGTTGAAGAAATAAATTCAGTTAGAAATAGAGTTAGTATTTGGAGAAAAACTTACTCTATATctaaaaatagagtttcaaatatAGAGTGGGTTGGATGgccttcaaaaaaatataatactattaaattttttatctataTACTTACAAATTTTTTAAACCGCTCACTCTCGTCTTCAATGGGGTCTGCTCTTTTTTTTTGGGAGAGTATGCCAATATGATCTTAATGAGGTGCGGGGCTTTGCATCTGACATTCGTTGGGCTTCCCTCTTCGGGAGTCTGTAAATTCTTTCTCCATAGTAGATGCAACCATTTCTTAAGATATGTTAGACGTTCGAGCTCGTATTTCAGCAACATACaatataatgatttttttatctttatgagAATCAAGCAAATAATTAGACAATGGTGGAGCCAAAACTTTAACTCCATAGGGAGAAAGTTTGCTTGatatgataattaataatacaaatatagtatgattatggactttattaaatcaaatccatgtttttttatgaaaacataatttacataaacagtggtaaaaaaaagttcatacaATTCGTAGCGGGATTTGCCTTAATAGGTAAATTACCTGGAATAGGGGCGGCCGCACTGGCTCGCCGCCCTTTATGCCTGCAAATGGATACatccataattaaaaaaatggaaatttgataCTTACTTTATTATAAACATAAACTTACAGAAAAATATCAATCACTGAATTCTTTTAGAAATCAAACATTGAAACTAAATTATACTCTAAATTGTTATGTAAATCAAATTTATCTCTTGATCAGAGGTCATCATTGACATTTCTGCATCTATCTCTGAAATTGTCGAAGTATTATTAACGACAACTTTCATCATTTCTTCACCAGCAGCAGATCCGCCTTTCAAATCTTTAACTTGTGTGTGTAACAGTTCCACCACTTCTTTGCATTTTTCAATTGCAATACCAGTTACACGatcatatataatatttttccaTAATACTTTTAAACGTAAGATCTCTCAGATTGATTCTATAATGGGTTTATCGGTATCATCGTGCACAATTTGGTGAATTCGAACCCGAAGATCCTCACAGTCTTTTTTGGTTTACTCTTAGACATCATCAATATATATGCAGTGTCAAGGAATtcaagaaattataaaattataaaataatcttgACCTTCAGCAATCCACTTGAGAGAATCATTaagaatttcaaatttttccaACTCCACTTCATAAACCTTTTATGATTTAAAGACATTAATTCAATCAACGAATAACAAAGGTTTCTGCCTTGATTCATTACCCGAATCTTGAAATCTCTCATTATCAAAGGACTCAAACCATTAAAACCAGATTCCATTGAACATCGCATTCTTATGTTAACATCGGCACaatcattttttttgaaaactcAGCAATGCTTGAATCTTGTCTTCAAACTTTCTTGTAGTAGGATCTTTTTTCAGTGTAATGATGATGTCTTGAAGTGCTTTAACGTTGGTGATGCTAATTAGAGAATCCAACACAATACCCAAatgaaaatatcgttaaaaaaatataaggaaacgaatcaaaacaaCGAAAAAGAAAGAAGATCAAAAAAGAAATAATCAAGAAACAAGAATGAGACTTGATGAGAAAAGATTGTTCTAGAGAGCTTCGTCGTTTTAGGCGTTACAATTTCTTTTGAATTAAGAAAATGTTATAAGTGTTGTGCATCCTGTTGGTCTATTTAGAGCGGTTCACAAAAACAATTCTGTTATAGATATTAAATAACCAAATATTCCCCAtccataataaaatataaatgtataaaattattatcaattaatcatattaaattatattttaatttaaaataaatatttttaaaccaaatatttaaataaaaacaaaatttgctaaaaaaataaataagtaaatacataatttagtaagtatatttaatatataaaaataacaagaaaaaccATAATATGACGAGAGAATCCCTAGCGAAGCCCGACCACCTGGATAAACTCTCGAGGAGGCTAACCTGGGCATCCTATCGCCCGGACCTCTCACTTAATATGGGCTTTTTAAGAATTCATTCACAAATGCTTTCAATAAGTCCCATTTGTGGGATATATGATTCGAACCTTGATTCTTTTAAGTCTTATGCTTACTGTACACACTTATAATCAATTGAGCCAATCTATAGtgggtaattaattaattgatactTTTATAAGCtgtcaatttatataaattatttatttctcaattacttatctatactatatataaaagcacggatgaaGGGGAGCATGCATATTTACGTTAATAtccttttataaaatttaattattaattaaaaactattaagataGTTATTAGAATTAGGGTATTAACTAAGCTAGACTACTATGTTAAGATAAGTTATagtactaaataaaataaactactatgttaagataattatctagaatactaattaaaataaactattttaactaTCTAATAATtactgttttaattattttttaatcatatagAATCcgataaattactattttaattattattttatatttttctattgaaatttaatataattataaaatttggatgTTAATTCAACatttcaaacaattaaaatagtcGTCTAAAGTATATAAAAAGATAAACTATCACAAATTAACTACTATTTTAagttatgtttgataatttgacgagttacactacgagccacgtgtgaaacacgtaaagcaacACTAGTATTATAAATctattattatttaagtatattatttttaaaaatacttatataaattatttataatattttttcaatataaaaaatattattatagaaATCGCTTAATAATTTCCTATCAAACTTGGTATGTgagtaattaaaaaaagaaggaaaaaaaaaaggaaatgagTCCATATGAGGAATGAAAATTCCATATGtggtttaaacttggtttataaACTCGGTTCGCCCGTCTTCTATTCTCTGCTAAATACTAAAAGCAATGGCTTCAGACCCATCCTCCTATTCCAGACCCCCAGTCACCGGCTACCCTCAATCACAACACCAAAACGGCTACCCACCACCTCCGGCCACCGTATACCCGCCTCCCTACTATTACCACAACCAACCCCAACCTTTCTACCCCAACCCTCGCACCACTCTCCTCCGCCGCATGGTCGCCGCTATCCTAGTCGCCACCGTTCTCTTCTTCACCATCTTCTTCATCTGCTGGCTCGTCCTCCGCCCCCACCGCCCCCAATTTCGCATCACTTCCTTCTCCCTCTCTAACTTCAACCTTTCCCACCCCCAGCGGCTCACCGCCGACTGGAACGCGCGGTTTCAGGTCTATAACCCTAACAAGAAGCTCAAAATCTCGTACGATCAGATTGTCTGCTCGCTTCTCTACAGAACCGAGATCTTGTCTCAGACACGTGTCCCTCCGTTGTATCAGGACACCAAGAATCTATCGTTTTTCGACGCGTCGTTCTCGGCGTTGGACACTTACGTCGACGACTGGGTGGTTAAGGGGATAAACGAGGACCGGTCGCAGCGGCAGGCGGTTTCGTTCAATCTGAGGTTGGCGGCTGATGTCGGGTTTAAAGTTGGGTCGTTTAGAGCCCGTCGCCGGTATCTTAGGGTTTTGTGCGACGGTGTTACTGTTGCTATTTCTTCTGGTTCTACTGCTTCTGCCAACTTCACTGGGGCTTCTAGAGAATGTAAGGTTTATGCCTGACTtggttctattttatttttgatttcatTTTATTGAATTTGCAAATTCAAGGAATATGCAGAGGCAGTTAACTATGACATAATATTTTTGTGATTCTAATGTAGGTGTTTTTTAGTAGGTGTAAATGGGGTTTTAAGCCCCAAATTTAGTCTCTGTTTGTATAGTGACTTATTAGTTTATCCTAGCTAATTCATTTCTTTTCGGCTGTTTTATCGCACTATGATTGTTCTGTTGCCATTTATCTTTTCCAGCTTCCATTTCCGTTTCCGGTTTTATATTCAATAG
Coding sequences within it:
- the LOC126677719 gene encoding NDR1/HIN1-like protein 12 — its product is MASDPSSYSRPPVTGYPQSQHQNGYPPPPATVYPPPYYYHNQPQPFYPNPRTTLLRRMVAAILVATVLFFTIFFICWLVLRPHRPQFRITSFSLSNFNLSHPQRLTADWNARFQVYNPNKKLKISYDQIVCSLLYRTEILSQTRVPPLYQDTKNLSFFDASFSALDTYVDDWVVKGINEDRSQRQAVSFNLRLAADVGFKVGSFRARRRYLRVLCDGVTVAISSGSTASANFTGASRECKVYA
- the LOC126677718 gene encoding uncharacterized protein LOC126677718 codes for the protein MEEQKKTTERRVVVVGGGIAGSLIAKSLQFDANVTLVDPKEYFEITWANLRALVEPSFGERSVINHRDYFTNGRIVTSYASDITDTDVLTADGEVIPYDYLVVATGHADPLPKTRTERLAEFQEGYDKIKSANSILIVGGGPTGVELAGEIAVDFPEKKVTLVHNGSRLMEFVGPKAAAKTLKWLKSKHVEVILEQRVDLDSAESDGNGSKTYRTSAGETIQADCHFLCTGKPLASEWLKNTVLKTNLDAKGSLEVDENLRVRGRKNIFAIGDITNIPEMKQGYLAQAHAEVAAKNLKILMVGGRECKLATYKPGLAIALVSLGRRDGVAQFPLVTISGIIPGMIKSKDLFVGKTRKARGL